A window of Hordeum vulgare subsp. vulgare chromosome 5H, MorexV3_pseudomolecules_assembly, whole genome shotgun sequence genomic DNA:
CGAACAGATCCACCAGCACGCCGCCGAAGCCTCCCGGCACGGCCTCGGCCTCCAGCGCGTCGCCGACGTGGATGAACAGCCTGCCGGCGTGGTCCCTTTCGAGCTCGGCGAGGCTGAAGAAGTCCCGGGCGACGGCGATGACAGAGGGGTCGAGCTCCCAGCCGTGGACGGATATGTCTGGGTAGAAATGGAGGAGGGCGCGCGCGGCGGAGCCCGCGCCGAAGCCGAGGACGGCGAGGGATGGGCGCGGGAGGAGAGGCGGGAGGGTGGCGAAGGCGTCGAAGTAGGTGGAAGTGAGGGGGCGGTAGGGGCGACGAGGGAAGGAGACGGAGTGGATGTTGCCCGggccgtcgaggaggaggaggcgtgcgCCGGCGAGGGGGTGGCCGGCAGCGCGCGGGGAGACGTCGGCGACGCGGATGTGGTTGTGCGGGGAGcggacgtcggcgacgagctggAGCTCGTCGGGGAGGGGCTGTGGACCGGAGTTTCTTGCCGCGGCGGCGAGGATGGGGGTGACGTGGAGACGGCCCAGACGGCGGATGGGTCTCGGGTGTGGAACAGCCACCGGGACCGGGAACGCCATCTCCACCAAGGCAGCAGCCGGAGGACTTgtttaggctggttgtaatggacattatcatgcatatgatatactacaccccgtaatgcatagtatcatagactaggttatttattgacatgcataacACATACTTcattcattcctaaatataagacattttaaagattgcactatgaactacatacggatgtatatagacatattttagagtataaattcactcattttgcttcgtatgtagtctcctagtaaaatctataaaaggtcttatattttaaaacagagggagtagtagcttaatatttaatatgatacggtatcatgctaTGATActtaaccctctctttcttcatttaattctaaaccacctcatcaaaattgttTAGTTGGCATGCATAATACTACCTATGGTACTACCATTACGACCAACTTTATGGTCTTGCTCTTTATTGTTTACTCCTTTATCCTTTTCTTCTATATTTTGAAATAACCTCTTTTAAGACAACACAATAGCTAGCTAAATGTGAGTCGACTGAATTTCGAATTTGGGTCAGCCGATtttgagaaggaagaaggaagcgcCGACGAGTGAAGGAGACTATAAGACCGCCGATATCAGAAAAGAAGAGCCCCACTATCTATTTTAGGATGACGGGTACAGGTTCACGGGAGAAGCAACCCCACCTTCTATCTTAGGGTGGTGGTGCAAGCTTGCTGGGGATTTTAGGGTGGTCGTTGGCCTTAGAGGGATGGCCGAGGGGTCGTACTGACGGCTGAGGGGAGGACGAGGCTTGCACAAGAGTGCTGCTCGCTGCGGGGCAGCTGCAGGTGGCGGCTAGGTGGTTCTAAGTAAGAAGTTGAATATGAGGACAACACAAGGTTGAAGAAAGATATCTCACCCTTCATTTCACATCCAATGGTTGGAAAAATTGATTGACCCAATTTGTTTTCACCCGACTAACATATAGCTAGTCCGTTAGAAAATCAATTGTTTTCTTCCTTCATTTTTCACTTCTCTAACCATATTGCctgacaaaaaaataaaatataaataacAAATGCCCAATGAAGTATTCTCGGAGATCCGATCATTCTCCTCACATTAGTTTGGCATTGGCAttagaaatcaaagcaaaacctgGCAAACCATCTAAGGAAATATAAAATGAGGAAAATTGTTGGGCAGTCACTCCAATTATTTATGATAATAAAATAATCAGACACGATAATTATATGTATTTTTGGTTTTAGTCTTATACTACTCCAAATATGCATGTTTCACACAACCAATCTTTCTTAAAAATATATTACAAAATGCAACAACCGGCGTAGTTTTTTTTCACAGCAAAACAGCGTGTATCATCAATTTCTTAAAGACTTGTTCGGTTGAGGTGGATTTAAAGAAGAATGAGGGGGATTAAATCCCTTACAAATCAAAATCCCTGTAAATCTCCTCCAATCCCCGCAGGGAGGGATTAACCGAACTACTCACAGTGATTTTGGGCTTCCTGTAAAGTTGGCCCGTTGGATCCTGCGGAGAATGCATGCTTTGGGCCATGTACTACACCAATTTGTTAGCCCACAAAGCCCCAGGTTGCATAAGGGCACCAATATTTGCACAACGCTTGGTGGAAGCGGCGAGACACATGCACGTCTCGCCTCAAGGACGCGTGAAATGGGTTGCCCGGTAATCATGCAGGTACACATGCATCAACTTGTTACTAGTTTtcctttcattttatttttcattatattttttaaaatatcatACTCTCTCTGATCTAAAATAAATGTCATGGTTTTAGTTCAATTTGAATTAAAATcatgacacttattttggattgAAGGGAGTAGTACATATATTGAGAAAATTACTATACTTAATTCTTTATAAGAATTACTGTGAATTTGTAAAATGTAACGCAATGTTAATTTTTTGTTAGTGTTACTTAAAAAGAAATGATAAGCACTACAAAATGTCTGTGACATTAGAAAAATGTTCACCCATTTCAAAAAAATGTACATGACATTTTTGCAAAATATTATACAATGCAAAAAACAAATTCagataaataaaaagaaatgTTTTGTACAATTAGAAAAAGTAATttacatttgaaaaatgttcacgaGTTTTAAAAAATATGTTTGTGAAAACTTAGCAATTTTTTATACAATGTAAAAACGGTTCACCTTAAAAACAGTTTTGTATCATTAAAAGAATGATTCGACGTGTATATGAAACATCTTTAAcacttatttaaaaaatattcaaaaatatgtTTTTGGTAGAAATGTTAATCAAGTACTTGAGTTTTTTACACATGCATAAAGATGTTTAGAGATCTCAAATGTTTATGTATACCAAAAATGCAGAATGTGTATCAAAACAATTAGACATCAAAAAAAATATTTAgaaaaaaatgttaatcatgtatttgAAAAGACATGTGTACGAAATCTTTCCGAAGTAtagtaaaaaatatataatatgtACAAAAAATGTCGACATGTgttcaaaaataaaaatgaaaagaaaaatctaaggaaagtaaacaaagaaaatcaaagaatgAAACAAAGGAAAATGCAAGGTTCAGCTTCTGGTCCACGTCTTGTTTCTTTACtatcttagagcatctctagcagatcctTTAAAACGCAAAACTGAAAGCGTAATTTTCAATTCACATAAAACTTGTTTTAAAAATCGGTTTGAGCTGTGGCCGAACACACCCCTTAAACTTAAATTGTAAAATTGAATAttcgtttatttattttttcacaTCTTTTTCTTCCACTTGTTCACTGTTTAAGAATTCATCCGATTAATCAGTTAATGggccagttaatcgctactcattGGGTGTCCGATTCGAATAACATCTATTCATCTCGTTAACTTGTCGGACCGATTAAATGGCTTGTCAGGCCGATTAAATGGCATGTCAGACCGATTAATAGGTTGTGAGGCCGATTAATCTTAGTTGGCCTACAAACTCATGGCCCAAAAAGGCCAATTTTTTTGGCATGTAACCTCTCCAATCCTCCTCTAGCTCCTCAATAGCTAGGATTTGATCACACAATACCCTATTATGGTATATCTCATAGCTGAGAGGAGGGTATAATACATAAAAACTAGAATATGTTCACATGTTCCTATTTTATCTACCGATTAATCCAGCTAAAAGGacgattcaccgattaatcgctactcccaagccgaccgagcagCTATCAGTTATCGATTTCCTTAACAATGCTCTCGTGCATGTTCATAACCAGCTAAATTCCCTCCCATTAAATTGTTGGAGAGCGCATGAAGTGGTCAAATGTGGAGCCGACGACGTCCACAATAGCTCGCACAAAATGTTCGCCGCGGAATTCATGCAGGAGCCATcaaggagctagctagctagctaactCCGGTCGCGGAATCCTTATTTTCATGGATTTGATGGGATGTTTACTATGTCCCTTAAAAAAATTACAGACCGAAGTCGTTTATGGGGTCTATTTAGAGTATCTCTAGCCGACCCCGTAAAAATGCAAACTGTAAAACTGGGATAAGGATAAAAAAACACATTTGAAGGGTCCATTTTAGCTACGCCCGAACAAAAACTGTAAAACTGCGATAAAGAGCTCATTACTCCTGTCCggcggccgccaccccttcctccAGCCCGCCGTGCCGGCCAGGTCGGTCGTGTCCAACCCCGTCGTACGCGCTCTGTCGCCCGTCGGCCATGCCCCGCGGCCCGTCCCTGTCGGCCGCGCCCCATCACCACGCCGGCCGCGCCCAGCCTCGTCGGCCACGCCTTGTCGCCCACCGGCCATGCCTTGTCGTCAACGCCTTGCTCTGTTGCAAGCGCGCCGGCCGAGCCGTGCCATTTGCCTGCCGCGCTCGGAGGATTCCAGCGGCCTGGGTGAGGTCATGGGAGGCCATGGCGTGGTCGAGCTTGTCCAATTCAAACCGACGGCGATCGGTTGTGGCGTCCAGCGGCCTTTTTCGGCGTGCGGTGATGAATTTTGATGAGTTTAGGGCGGATTCCGGCAAACTCCACGACGGCTTTTCCGTGGTTTGACCGGTATACTCCCCCCAGAATCAGCCTTCCAACCTTTAAAAATATTGATTCCGGGTGTGGCTTTTTGGTACCCCTTAAAGAATTTACGGGTTGGACCACTTTTACGATTTTTGTTCTGCACACTTTTTACGACCAAAACTacaaaatgaattttttttacgggtttaaccaTTTATACGgggtctactagagatgctcttaaatCATTTTTACGCCTAAAACTGTAAACCGACGGttattttatactccctccgtcctaaaacaaATGACTTCAAAATGACACAGTTTTATACTAATTTTAAGGAGACTGCTAGGCGTCCACCGACAGATGTGTCTTATACATACGTCACCTTGATGGCTGTTGGATCTACACGCGGTCAGCCGTCGATCGCTTGTTCATGTCCCGCTTctcctgtcggggggataaccccgggtaggctcatcaagcatgttccttcatttccggcccaaaggacatgaatgtatacagattcccaaggtccaagtcttctggccggctaggctgcaccTACCGGCTAAAGACGAGGCGGCCGTCCCTCTGGCTGGCCCGGCAACCcccgccggctagagtcgaggcggctaCTTCTGTTGAGCCGGCCTGGTCCTGCCAGCCCGGCCAGGAAGAGGCGGCCGCACACaaaccggctagccaagcaggctagccggccgaagatcacaagtcacatcagatcgtaggtcaggataagaccttacgattaaaggtagctacccgtcagcaaaggtactggatcggggtgcccggcaggtacgagcgtcggcggccacgccgctgacctaccccggctctgatccatcacctagcatggtgtcagaccgtcacactcccactccattaccgcactcggcatggggaacagtggaggcggccgtactacctgcccatgacgaatctcgcagggcgacgcttgacgtacaccgcgtgctcagcgtcaacctcacgcgagagcctcattggccagccggcgggtcccacggccaatcgagaccatgcagccggcgggcccctcaggcgacaagacaagactctcgtgggcccctggccggccggcgaggctgccagccgggtcccacacttgtaccctttatccatattgtaggccggcgggttcgtctataaaaccccccggtcgccctccatgcaggggggccgatcattcaacagtcatacaacaacagcacattcaccaaccacagagagaggtagagacgagccggctgctcccctcttcctcctcccaacacagctccaggagcagcattgtactctgttcatacacatcaaacactccgacaggat
This region includes:
- the LOC123395830 gene encoding uncharacterized protein LOC123395830 gives rise to the protein MAFPVPVAVPHPRPIRRLGRLHVTPILAAAARNSGPQPLPDELQLVADVRSPHNHIRVADVSPRAAGHPLAGARLLLLDGPGNIHSVSFPRRPYRPLTSTYFDAFATLPPLLPRPSLAVLGFGAGSAARALLHFYPDISVHGWELDPSVIAVARDFFSLAELERDHAGRLFIHVGDALEAEAVPGGFGGVLVDLFANGSVLPELQKADTWRQIGGMVAPGGRVMVNCGGGCVEAEEEGRDGEAVKDATLRAMAAAFGEGMVAVLSVDESWVAMTGPVAWTSEAAAAWKARLPPELGHYVDMWKPYNGNGDT